Proteins found in one Pocillopora verrucosa isolate sample1 chromosome 12, ASM3666991v2, whole genome shotgun sequence genomic segment:
- the LOC131778010 gene encoding uncharacterized protein isoform X1 has translation MSLATLLSMICVIVFLPQQANAIKDNPVALWAKINQIPVCFHAQGRRPGMFHYLGEGKLVGAIKLVFVRGSVRCANDPKFSSRWGCYHHPDNVRHPLNVVVTDADNHVIYPAEKYIMNTGLWYYLPFTDAKSSNQLVYTDYANPFYLEKYATIKIWYGEDLMKYDNHDNRGRVCVHVWAHLM, from the exons ATGTCCCTTGCGACACTCCTCTCCATGATCTGTGTGATTGTTTTTCTTCCACAACAAGCCAACG CGATCAAAGATAACCCAGTTGCTCTTTGGGCTAAGATCAATCAGATTCCTGTGTGTTTCCACGCGCAAGGGCGACGGCCTGGAATGTTTCATTACCTGGGTGAAGGCAAATTAGTTGGTGCAATTAAACTTGTCTTTGTACGAGGCTCTGTACGGTGCGCTAATGATCCTAAATTCAGCAGTCGATGGGGTTGTTACCATCATCCCGATAACGTCAGGCATCCTCTGAACGTTGTAGTCACGGATGCAGACAACCATGTTATCTACCCCGCCGAGAAATACATCATGAACACAGGCCTGTGGTATTACTTGCCTTTCACAGACGCTAAGAGCTCTAATCAACTGGTGTACACTGACTATGCCAATCCCTTTTACCTCGAAAAGTACGCAACGATTAAGATTTGGTATGGagaagatttaatgaaatatgaTAATCATGACAATAGAGGCAGAGTTTGTGTGCATGTGTGGGCGCACctcatgtaa
- the LOC131778011 gene encoding protein FAM183B, which translates to MGSKGNAEVNYVHQNAILCETIKKEQKNHKLYTNYSINPFKKMYTLTGKPNSVHDSADGEEDDNFLEVIKKSNETPVKKFKFPQTSAQEVGWNTEPLIDRLWKDRLDHPIVNSEITKFMDKKWMVKEQTEINQS; encoded by the exons ATGGGATCTAAAGGAAATGCTGAAGTGAATTATGTTCATCAAAATGCTATTTTGTGCGAAACGATCAAGAAGGAgcaaaaaaatcacaaattataCACCAACTATAGCATTAACCCGTTTAAGAAAA tgTATACGCTCACTGGAAAACCGAATTCTGTGCACGATTCTGCGGATGGAGAAGAAGATG ACAATTTCCTTGAGGTCATCAAAAAGTCCAATGAAACACCAGTTAAGAAATTCAAATTCCCACAAACATCAGCTCAAGAAGTTGGATGGAATACAGAACCACTG ATTGACAGGTTGTGGAAAGACCGTCTGGATCATCCAATAGTTAATTCCGAAATCACCAAGTTTATGGACAAGAAATGGATGGTGAAAGAACAGACAGAAATTAATCAAAGCTGA
- the LOC131778010 gene encoding uncharacterized protein isoform X2, producing MSLATLLSMICVIVFLPQQANGQQIWQQINLSPVCFFASGQKPGDFQYVGDGRLVAAIKLVYRSGLVRCERNTAYNSRWGCYHHNGYVKNPLNVVITDRQDNIIFPQEKFIKNAGLWYYLPFTDALHSNELVFTNYESPFYLPKNSIMKIWYGEDLRNWRNHDNGGRVCVDVYGHLQ from the exons ATGTCCCTTGCGACACTCCTCTCCATGATCTGTGTGATTGTTTTTCTTCCACAACAAGCCAACG GCCAGCAAATATGGCAGCAGATCAACTTATCCCCGGTCTGCTTTTTTGCCTCAGGACAAAAACCTGGCGATTTCCAGTATGTCGGTGATGGGAGGCTTGTTGCTGCAATAAAACTTGTTTATCGCAGTGGGCTTGTAAGATGTGAAAGGAACACCGCCTATAATAGTCGCTGGGGTTGCTATCACCATAATGGTTACGTTAAGAACCCGCTAAATGTCGTGATAACAGATCGACAAGATAACATAATTTTTCCTCAGGAGAAGTTCATTAAAAATGCCGGCCTTTGGTACTATCTTCCATTCACTGACGCTCTTCATTCCAATGAACTTGTGTTCACCAACTATGAGAGCCCATTTTATCTCCCAAAGAATTCCATTATGAAAATCTGGTACGGAGAGGACTTGAGAAATTGGCGAAACCACGACAACGGTGGAAGGGTCTGTGTGGATGTGTACGGACACCTGCAGTAA
- the LOC131778006 gene encoding diamine acetyltransferase 1-like: MTSLKSHYGVREANRQDVPSIAKMIQDLADYLGKRDELKIGEKELLRDGFRKHPLFHCVIAEERVENIEELNDHTPTQNLEAPKKNKEALGVAIYYFTYSTWEGPVLYVEDLFVTPNARGQGIGSSLMAAIAKIAKSCDCQRMQWVSPSSERTMGFYRKLGAKSMPDWRLFRMEKSDIEELSLASE, encoded by the exons ATGACGTCATTAAAG TCACATTACGGAGTTCGAGAAGCAAATAGACAGGACGTACCTTCCATTGCAAAGATGATTCAG GATCTTGCGGATTACTTGGGCAAGAGAGACGAGCTGAAGATCGGAGAAAAGG AGCTTCTTCGTGACGGATTTCGCAAACACCCTTTGTTTCACTGTGTTATTGCTGAAGAGAGAGTAGAAAATATCGAAG AGTTAAATGATCATACTCCAACACAAAACCTGGAGGCgccaaaaaagaacaaagaggCTTTAGGAGTTGCCATTTACTACTTCACTTACTCTACATGGGAGGGTCCTGTTTTATACGTGGAAGATCTTTTTGTCACTCCCAATGCTCGAG GTCAAGGGATAGGAAGTTCACTAATGGCAGCGATAGCAAAG ATTGCCAAGTCGTGTGACTGTCAAAGAATGCAATGGGTTTCACCTTCCTCGGAAAGAACTATGGGATTTTACAGAAAACTGGGAGCGAAAAGCATGCCGGATTGGAGGCTATTTCGCATGGAGAAAAGTGACATTGAAGAACTTAGCTTGGCATCTGAATGA
- the LOC136277356 gene encoding uncharacterized protein, translated as MPSAATEPKSTSWKVTAQVAEEMIKLKKGDPRVALALHNAKIHRPALYISSKASLTSSVDDTTKMAVPGHNQNSQIKTVRSKKVNKIDCKGEMSSEAKRTRRSGNKSQEFSREQISSPSGSKFDLNSYQLEKNTATVYNEWEPDLSLEKSENQSSKLVTLSTVNVQPWENDSVQTANDNRQPSGLKGFMDKQVRRAEISRLVSLQRGSNVRRLHEQIKTCADDDCTVQHTNKKIHRPGRKTCSFALREGELDISRLSEILLVSSKMPWNPCSPCRLPHVKKKYNTNGIKRMDFPVFERGPVMSLMKTDCHLCTECRKKSQNLLRVYGADNESENLTRLKYRLKLKERQLLEKKDGFDKPSGQSVKQDNSQKSSSLGQKEDLSASKLEELALPKLYLSHHSTATAVCQQKLRTPRTRSKITDTTLSLEERSNQRYHKVVKIERISAQEQPLKILTKKGSSSTKLCDFLGALPPLTSDLRVLASPLRGFTPQYCSDLAKSPILWRENSELKKAKQEENTKTET; from the coding sequence ATGCCTAGTGCAGCGACCGAACCCAAGTCCACTTCATGGAAAGTTACAGCGCAAGTTGCTGAAGAGATGATCAAGTTAAAAAAGGGTGACCCTCGCGTTGCATTAGCACTTCACAATGCAAAGATACATCGGCCAGCATTGTATATTTCTTCAAAAGCCTCTTTGACAAGTAGCGTAGATGACACAACAAAAATGGCCGTTCCAGGGCATAATCAGAATTCTCAGATCAAGACAGTGCGATCCAAAAAAGTAAATAAGATTGACTGCAAGGGAGAAATGTCTTCTGAGGCGAAAAGAACTCGGAGGTCGGGAAACAAATCCCAAGAATTTTCTCGCGAACAAATTTCAAGTCCTTCTGGATCAAAATTCGATTTGAATTCGTACCAATTAGAGAAGAATACTGCCACCGTTTACAACGAATGGGAACCTGACCTATCCCTGGAGAAAAGTGAGAATCAAAGCAGTAAACTGGTGACACTATCAACTGTCAATGTACAACCTTGGGAAAATGATTCAGTTCAAACAGCTAACGATAATAGGCAGCCATCCGGCCTAAAGGGTTTTATGGACAAGCAAGTCAGAAGAGCTGAAATATCTCGTCTTGTTTCACTTCAACGGGGTAGTAACGTGCGTAGATTGcatgaacaaattaaaacatgTGCTGATGATGACTGTACAGTTcaacatacaaataaaaaaatacacagaccaggaagaaaaacatgttcTTTCGCACTTCGTGAAGGTGAGCTCGATATCAGCAGACTTTCTGAAATACTTCTGGTAAGTTCAAAAATGCCATGGAATCCCTGTTCACCGTGCCGCCTTcctcatgtaaaaaaaaagtataacacCAATGGGATAAAACGCATGGATTTTCCAGTCTTCGAGAGAGGTCCCGTGATGTCCCTGATGAAAACGGATTGTCATCTTTGTACAGAATgtagaaaaaaatctcaaaatctACTAAGAGTATATGGCGCTGACAACGAATCGGAAAACCTGACCCGTCTTAAATACAGGTTGAAACTAAAAGAACGTCAGCTCTTGGAAAAGAAAGACGGTTTTGATAAACCTTCTGGACAAAGTGTGAAACAAGATAATTCGCAAAAAAGTTCTTCTCTTGGGCAAAAAGAAGATCTTAGTGCTAGCAAGCTTGAAGAATTAGCATTACCAAAGTTGTACCTTTCACATCACTCTACTGCCACCGCAGTTTGTCAACAGAAACTGAGAACACCGAGGACACGGTCAAAGATTACTGATACTACCCTGAGTTTAGAAGAGCGTTCAAACCAACGGTACCACAAGGTGGTTAAAATTGAGAGAATCTCTGCTCAGGAACaacctttgaaaattttaactaaAAAAGGATCATCCTCAACAAAGTTGTGTGATTTTTTAGGTGCTCTACCTCCCCTGACGAGTGATTTGCGTGTCTTGGCCTCTCCACTTCGTGGTTTTACTCCTCAGTATTGCAGTGACTTAGCAAAAAGTCCAATACTTTGGAGAGAGAATTCTGaactgaaaaaagcaaaacaggaGGAAAATACCAAAACTGAGACGTAA
- the LOC131778007 gene encoding D(1) dopamine receptor-like yields MLFPSTYSPRLDSNVTTLQPANPSSADIQRRRSSPEVYLSLACYGILVITILCGNSLVVSAYVLNKWLRRALTHTLIIGLALADLLIGLVSVPIWMCITLWNHRGKPFNVQIYQLYIIADIFIGGASILQLTAIGIERSHAILRPFQHRRLQQKTLYITVASIWVFSAVLSSLQPLQYGTDWQVPYTILTASACFFIPVLIIITAYGSIFVVAMKRKKLQSQNQTQTSLDKEMKLCGTIALITLLFIIAWLPLFTLTMLATFDPKALPKPIIFSRLLHFVKWMHYSSSAINPFLYSHRNTDLRRTIAVILRRLVIRKGPGLNEVFRRRHSSLSTLPLRSLSITSDQSRKTSIESCQQCLPRAPSEFVSSYANIRRLGSLFEQKEKENVSAEESNKL; encoded by the exons ATGTTATTTCCCAGCACATACTCCCCAAGACTCGACAGCAACGTGACCACGTTGCAGCCGGCCAATCCGTCATCCGCAGATATACAACGGAGACGCTCTTCACCCGAGGTATACCTCTCGTTGGCGTGTTATGGCATTCTTGTGATAACTATCCTTTGTGGTAACAGCCTTGTTGTTTCAGCCTACGTGTTAAACAAATGGCTACGCAGAGCTCTCACACACACCCTGATAATAGGACTGGCGCTGGCTGACCTTCTGATTGGGTTAGTTTCTGTGCCCATTTGGATGTGTATTACTCTGTGGAATCATCGTGGCAAGCCGTTCAATGTGCAAATTTATCAACTTTACATAATTGCTGATATATTTATCGGAGGCGCATCCATTCTTCAGCTAACTGCTATCGGCATAGAGAGATCCCACGCCATTCTGAGACCATTTCAGCATCGCCGTCTTCAACAGAAAACCTTGTACATTACAGTAGCCTCAATTTGGGTTTTCTCTGCTGTTCTGTCTTCACTACAGCCTTTGCAGTATGGAACGGACTGGCAGGTGCCATACACCATTCTTACAGCAAGTGCTTGTTTCTTCATTCCAGTGTTGATCATTATCACTGCTTACGGCAGCATTTTTGTGGTTgctatgaaaaggaaaaaattacagaGCCAAAATCAGACACAAACGTCTTTAGATAAGGAG ATGAAACTGTGTGGGACCATCGCTCTCATAACGTTGTTGTTCATCATAGCATGGCTTCCACTTTTCACCTTGACAATGCTGGCCACGTTTGATCCTAAAGCTCTCCCGAAGCCGATCATTTTTTCTCGACTACTGCACTTTGTTAAATGGATGCATTACAGTTCAAGTGCCATTAATCCATTCTTGTACTCTCACCGAAACACCGACCTGCGCAGGACCATTGCTGTGATTCTGCGGCGTCTGGTTATAAGAAAAGGACCTGGTTTGAATGAAGTGTTTAGAAGACGCCACAGCAGCTTGTCCACTCTGCCTTTAAGAAGCTTGAGTATCACTTCAGATCAGAGTCGTAAGACGAGCATAGAAAGCTGCCAACAGTGTCTCCCCAGGGCTCCCTCTGAATTTGTGTCGTCCTATGCTAACATTAGGAGACTCGGCTCCCtgtttgaacaaaaagaaaaagagaatgtATCGGCTGAAGAGAGCAACAAACTTTGA
- the LOC131778031 gene encoding small integral membrane protein 7 has translation MAFLSDILVAGTLLINACAVLNFKLKKRNPTDSFGEENEEPSLGEKLKDFIINLRYFRIFIGLWNIIMMLCMVILFGS, from the exons ATGGCTTTTCTTTCAGATATTCTTGTTGCTGG CACCTTGCTGATTAATGCCTGTGCAGTTCTGAACTTCAAACT TAAAAAAAGGAACCCCACAGATTCATTTGGAGAAGAGAATGAAGAACCTTCACTTG GTGAAAAATTGAAGGACTTTATCATCAATCTTCGATACTTCagaatttttattggtttatggAATATTATAATGATGCTGTGTATGGTCAT ATTATTTGGTTCGTGA